One Prosthecobacter debontii DNA window includes the following coding sequences:
- a CDS encoding cupin domain-containing protein, which translates to MTINPLSQQVPFTTKDGSTIRSILDRTNAPVQNQSLAEATVPVGQPTERHYHKLSEEFYFILEGTGTMEIDGAEQTVSPGDAILIPPGAWHQITATQTLRFLCCCAPPYSHEDTYFSDR; encoded by the coding sequence ATGACCATCAACCCCCTTTCTCAGCAGGTTCCATTTACCACGAAAGATGGCAGCACCATCCGGAGCATCCTGGACCGCACCAATGCCCCCGTGCAGAATCAGTCCCTAGCGGAGGCCACCGTGCCCGTGGGGCAACCGACCGAGCGTCATTATCATAAGCTGAGCGAGGAGTTTTATTTCATCCTTGAGGGAACAGGCACCATGGAAATCGATGGTGCGGAACAAACGGTCTCGCCGGGTGATGCCATCCTGATCCCCCCAGGAGCTTGGCATCAGATCACGGCCACACAAACCCTCCGTTTCCTCTGCTGCTGCGCACCGCCGTATTCCCATGAGGATACGTATTTTTCAGATAGGTAA
- a CDS encoding SDR family NAD(P)-dependent oxidoreductase: MTFDTQHCRALITGASSGLGAEFARQLAPEARALFLTGRRLDALEAVKAECLALNPQLQIHLCTGDIATDEGRGRVLENLQTSGFQPNLLINNAGMGDYGTVATAEAGKLRAQMDLNMTALVLLTHACLPRMQRPGGIINISSLASTLPMPAMAVYAASKAFVTSFSEALAVELEPDHITVTCVCPGPTPTRFSQTARRPDGEDTDRGGQGLLRIPPQQVVAEALQALRAGQTCLYPGFGVRCASRLFRHLPRVLLRVLLRRRFAKGSV; the protein is encoded by the coding sequence ATGACCTTCGACACCCAGCATTGCCGCGCTTTGATCACAGGGGCCTCCTCAGGTTTGGGCGCTGAGTTTGCCCGTCAGCTGGCACCTGAGGCGAGAGCTCTTTTTCTCACCGGGCGTCGCCTGGATGCGCTGGAAGCGGTGAAGGCAGAATGTTTGGCCTTAAACCCCCAATTGCAGATCCATCTCTGCACGGGAGATATCGCCACGGATGAGGGCAGGGGACGGGTCCTGGAAAACCTGCAGACCTCGGGTTTTCAGCCCAATCTCCTGATCAATAATGCAGGCATGGGGGACTACGGCACGGTGGCAACGGCAGAGGCAGGTAAGTTGCGTGCGCAGATGGACCTGAATATGACGGCTCTGGTCTTGCTGACCCATGCCTGCCTGCCACGGATGCAAAGACCGGGGGGGATCATCAACATCAGCTCGCTAGCCAGCACCTTACCCATGCCCGCCATGGCGGTCTATGCCGCTAGCAAAGCCTTCGTCACCAGCTTTTCTGAAGCCCTCGCGGTGGAGTTGGAGCCCGACCACATCACGGTGACCTGTGTCTGCCCTGGGCCGACCCCCACTCGATTCAGCCAGACCGCTCGCCGGCCCGATGGAGAAGACACTGATCGAGGTGGGCAGGGGCTCTTGCGCATTCCTCCGCAGCAAGTTGTGGCAGAGGCCTTACAGGCACTCCGTGCTGGGCAGACCTGCCTTTATCCTGGGTTCGGTGTTCGTTGTGCTTCACGCCTCTTTCGTCATTTACCACGCGTGCTACTCCGTGTTTTGTTGCGTCGGCGTTTTGCTAAAGGCAGCGTTTGA